The following proteins are encoded in a genomic region of Acidobacteriota bacterium:
- a CDS encoding PP2C family protein-serine/threonine phosphatase, with protein MAAVSLPVRAVGGDYHDVICVDGHRFALCVADVSGKGLSAALLMANVQAVVRSLVLSAPPVETLAGRTNALVCRNTGGEHFVTLFFGVLDTAEHRFRYVNAGHNPPILLRKGRPALELTEGGLILGVLEDAVYEPGAVDLEPGDLLVMFSDGVTEAWGEGGAEYGTTRLLETVAACLEGNDTAAGIRDCILRSVRRHAGPKGPGDDLTLLVLRRLPPEPKGVECE; from the coding sequence GTGGCGGCGGTGAGCCTCCCCGTCCGGGCGGTCGGGGGGGACTACCACGACGTCATCTGCGTCGATGGGCACCGCTTCGCCCTCTGCGTGGCGGACGTCTCGGGAAAAGGCCTCAGCGCCGCCCTGCTGATGGCCAACGTCCAGGCCGTCGTGCGGAGCCTTGTCCTGTCGGCGCCTCCCGTGGAGACGCTCGCCGGCCGGACCAACGCTCTCGTCTGCCGCAACACGGGGGGCGAGCACTTCGTCACCCTCTTCTTCGGGGTCCTCGACACTGCGGAGCACCGCTTCCGGTACGTCAATGCCGGTCACAACCCGCCCATCCTGCTTCGGAAGGGGCGTCCCGCCCTGGAACTGACCGAAGGCGGGCTGATCCTGGGGGTCCTGGAGGACGCCGTCTACGAACCCGGCGCGGTAGACCTCGAGCCGGGGGACCTCCTGGTGATGTTCTCGGACGGGGTCACGGAAGCGTGGGGGGAAGGCGGCGCGGAGTACGGGACGACCCGGCTCCTGGAAACGGTTGCCGCCTGCCTCGAGGGGAATGACACCGCGGCCGGCATCCGGGACTGCATCCTGCGCTCGGTGCGCCGGCACGCGGGCCCCAAGGGACCCGGCGACGACCTCACCCTCCTCGTCCTCCGCCGCCTCCCCCCCGAGCCCAAAGGGGTCGAATGTGAATAG
- a CDS encoding VWA domain-containing protein, with protein MLRFQPLPEALWVALLLGALVLLRRTVFRKDAQSLHFPATAEIRRLSGPGRLIPIVGRALRWAALAVLAVGLCNPVVRETVEVEGTRGVDIVLTLDVSTSMSARDFQPSRLEAARVVLRDFIRRRPHDRMSLVTFAGEAWVQCPLTSDHYSLQSLLESVSLTPFETDGTAVGMALAYSVNRLRESRAGNRIVVLLTDGVNNRGEISPLQAAEFCRTYRIRVYTVTIGSRGETEVMARAPDGSPTWIRSSVDFDAETAEKIARSTGGRAFLASDPRALEGIYAEIDRLEKTQLERKVVWRDREMLPVFAVVSLILTALALVPTLFHPDAM; from the coding sequence ATGCTTCGCTTTCAGCCGCTTCCTGAGGCGCTCTGGGTTGCCTTGCTCCTCGGGGCCCTCGTGTTGCTCCGGCGGACGGTGTTCCGGAAGGATGCACAGAGCCTCCATTTCCCGGCCACCGCCGAGATCCGGCGGCTCTCCGGCCCCGGCCGGCTGATCCCGATCGTGGGGCGCGCCCTCCGGTGGGCGGCCCTGGCGGTCCTCGCCGTCGGCCTCTGCAACCCGGTGGTGCGCGAGACCGTGGAGGTGGAGGGGACCCGGGGGGTGGACATCGTGCTGACCCTGGACGTCTCCACCTCCATGTCCGCGCGGGACTTTCAACCCAGCCGCCTGGAGGCCGCCCGGGTCGTCCTGCGGGATTTCATCCGTCGTCGCCCCCACGACCGGATGTCGCTGGTCACGTTCGCGGGGGAGGCCTGGGTGCAGTGTCCCCTGACGTCGGACCACTACAGCCTGCAATCCCTCCTGGAATCCGTTTCCCTGACCCCCTTTGAAACAGACGGGACCGCCGTCGGGATGGCGCTGGCCTACTCGGTCAACCGGCTTCGGGAATCCCGGGCCGGAAACCGGATCGTGGTGCTGCTGACGGACGGCGTCAACAACCGGGGGGAGATCTCGCCCCTGCAAGCAGCGGAATTCTGCCGGACCTACCGGATCCGGGTCTACACGGTGACCATCGGAAGCCGGGGGGAGACCGAGGTCATGGCCCGGGCCCCCGACGGTTCCCCGACCTGGATCCGGTCAAGCGTGGACTTCGATGCCGAGACCGCGGAGAAAATAGCCCGGTCCACCGGCGGTCGCGCCTTCCTGGCCTCCGACCCCCGGGCGCTGGAAGGCATCTACGCCGAGATCGACCGCCTGGAGAAGACCCAACTGGAGCGGAAGGTGGTCTGGAGAGACCGCGAGATGCTCCCCGTCTTCGCGGTGGTGTCCCTGATCCTGACGGCCCTCGCCCTCGTGCCGACCCTGTTCCACCCCGACGCGATGTGA
- a CDS encoding glycosyltransferase family 2 protein, with the protein MASEKPSGPPSVSVIVPLYNAEGWVMSLVEDIHNSITSRIPFSEILLVDDQSRDKTWAILRELKEVYEEMKIFRMRETSGLGACSVRGFLEAKSRIMFHFEPHCVWKAEIFWAMAQKRAEMGKGAVFAVRDASRRRFREKAYFSLFRTQYIEPWSLPVPDAASPAQLFSKSDFDKVHVLLPENAVAPSLDLYLMFMFFGVPVDTYVLGDTFHLGDKRRSLPPIFSGLQTIQRCGEEIEKLRKDLHRIEGLLEI; encoded by the coding sequence ATGGCATCGGAAAAGCCGTCGGGCCCCCCATCCGTCTCGGTGATCGTGCCGCTGTACAACGCCGAGGGGTGGGTGATGTCCCTGGTCGAGGACATCCACAACAGCATCACCAGCCGGATCCCCTTCTCGGAGATCCTTCTCGTGGACGACCAGAGCCGGGACAAGACCTGGGCCATCCTCCGGGAGCTGAAGGAAGTCTACGAGGAGATGAAGATCTTCCGGATGCGCGAGACGAGCGGGCTCGGCGCGTGCAGCGTGAGGGGGTTCCTCGAGGCGAAGAGCCGGATCATGTTCCACTTCGAGCCCCACTGCGTCTGGAAGGCCGAGATCTTCTGGGCCATGGCGCAGAAGCGGGCGGAGATGGGCAAGGGCGCCGTGTTCGCCGTGCGGGACGCTTCCCGGCGCCGGTTCCGGGAGAAGGCCTACTTCTCCCTCTTCCGGACCCAGTACATCGAACCCTGGTCGCTCCCGGTCCCCGACGCGGCCTCCCCGGCGCAGCTCTTCTCCAAGTCGGACTTCGACAAGGTCCACGTGCTTCTGCCCGAGAACGCCGTCGCCCCCAGCCTGGACCTCTACCTGATGTTCATGTTCTTCGGGGTCCCCGTGGACACCTATGTGCTCGGTGACACCTTCCACCTCGGCGACAAGCGGCGCTCCCTCCCGCCCATCTTCTCGGGGCTGCAGACGATCCAGCGGTGCGGCGAAGAGATCGAGAAGCTGCGCAAGGACCTCCACCGCATCGAAGGGCTTCTCGAGATATGA
- a CDS encoding NUDIX hydrolase — protein sequence MNIRTPLLTVDILIRQGHPRRVLLIRRKNPPHGWALPGGFVDVGETVEAAAAREALEETGLQVRDLRLLGVYSDPARDPRGHTVSVVFAATADGEAHAGDDAGDARFFETVHLPSPLAFDHARILADYLRTLEAVAGG from the coding sequence GTGAACATCAGGACCCCGCTTCTCACCGTGGACATCCTCATCCGGCAGGGCCACCCCCGCCGGGTCCTGCTCATCCGGCGAAAGAACCCCCCGCACGGCTGGGCCCTGCCCGGCGGTTTCGTGGACGTGGGCGAGACCGTGGAGGCGGCCGCCGCACGGGAGGCGCTGGAGGAGACCGGCCTGCAGGTGCGCGACCTCCGGCTGCTCGGCGTCTACTCGGACCCGGCCAGGGACCCCCGCGGCCACACCGTCAGCGTGGTCTTCGCGGCGACGGCCGACGGGGAAGCCCACGCCGGCGACGACGCCGGCGACGCCCGCTTCTTCGAGACCGTCCACCTCCCCTCCCCCCTCGCCTTCGACCACGCCCGGATCCTCGCGGACTACCTCCGCACCCTCGAGGCCGTGGCCGGGGGCTGA
- a CDS encoding DUF4381 family protein — MSGTAGRLRLPVTVVLAAVCIALAPQASPPSPEFLHAGLSGSDPLHIGKPFTVIVEAEAPAGVNWDFPAAPRRFGYFTLRSAVAEAGKDGNPNRWVIRLVFQAFRTGELPLPRIPLKWEAGAGAGGLLAWDPPRVTVRDLLEGPGPFQPKPSRGGFDVRAPAWWPWWATVAGAALLAAAAWFVWRRRRRAAATGDGEVGEIVSLQGFLDRLDALRKRGRGGLEDRKTAAAAMELFREYLEWRFGIDLSALTTREILSALDACLADGPIDPSRFEQLLRSGEFACFAPEPSGAKKLLDELKKGMLELGSPEPAPEETNASLSAAS, encoded by the coding sequence ATGAGCGGGACGGCAGGCCGACTTCGTCTCCCGGTGACGGTGGTTCTGGCCGCGGTCTGCATCGCGCTCGCCCCGCAGGCGTCCCCCCCTTCGCCGGAATTCCTTCACGCGGGCCTGTCGGGGAGCGATCCCCTCCACATCGGCAAGCCGTTCACCGTCATCGTGGAGGCCGAAGCCCCCGCCGGGGTGAACTGGGATTTCCCGGCCGCCCCGCGCCGGTTCGGGTACTTCACCCTCCGCTCCGCCGTCGCCGAGGCCGGGAAGGACGGCAACCCGAACCGATGGGTTATCCGCCTGGTTTTCCAAGCGTTTCGCACGGGCGAGCTGCCCCTGCCGCGCATCCCGCTGAAGTGGGAGGCCGGGGCGGGGGCGGGCGGCCTGCTGGCGTGGGACCCTCCCCGCGTGACGGTGCGCGACCTTCTGGAGGGGCCGGGGCCCTTCCAACCCAAGCCCTCCCGCGGCGGCTTCGACGTCCGGGCCCCGGCTTGGTGGCCGTGGTGGGCCACGGTCGCGGGGGCGGCACTGTTGGCGGCCGCAGCGTGGTTCGTGTGGAGGCGACGCCGGCGCGCCGCCGCGACCGGGGACGGCGAAGTCGGGGAGATCGTCAGTCTCCAGGGCTTTCTCGACCGGCTGGACGCCTTGCGGAAGCGGGGGCGCGGGGGCCTGGAAGACCGCAAGACGGCCGCGGCGGCGATGGAGCTTTTCCGGGAATACCTGGAGTGGCGCTTCGGGATCGACCTCTCGGCCCTGACCACGCGGGAAATCCTGTCGGCCCTCGACGCCTGTCTCGCCGACGGGCCGATCGACCCCTCCCGTTTCGAGCAGCTCCTCCGGTCGGGGGAGTTCGCCTGCTTCGCGCCGGAACCGTCCGGGGCGAAGAAACTGCTGGACGAGCTGAAAAAAGGGATGCTGGAGCTGGGCTCCCCGGAACCGGCCCCGGAGGAGACGAATGCTTCGCTTTCAGCCGCTTCCTGA